A window of Paraburkholderia bryophila contains these coding sequences:
- a CDS encoding TetR/AcrR family transcriptional regulator, with translation MGYSQAQKAESRQRVLETASRQIREDGIEALGVADCMRRAGLTHGAFYGHFSSRDALIVEALEYAVAQSRQRIAALNTASGKGGAKAKDPLQAVAELFLSDRHVKDPGNGCALCSLAGEARHASPEVRDRLTQYVHSLTSQIAKTLAGPSESMALGIVATIVGAVTLARAVDEDKLAKAILASSLALIVAQNKDARQAGAMA, from the coding sequence ATGGGCTACTCGCAGGCACAGAAGGCGGAAAGCCGGCAGCGTGTGCTGGAAACAGCGTCGCGGCAAATCCGTGAAGACGGGATCGAGGCGCTCGGCGTGGCGGATTGCATGCGGCGCGCCGGGCTCACGCATGGCGCGTTCTACGGGCATTTTTCTTCGCGCGACGCGTTGATCGTCGAGGCGCTGGAATACGCGGTCGCTCAGAGCCGGCAGCGCATCGCGGCACTCAACACGGCGTCGGGTAAAGGCGGGGCCAAAGCGAAAGACCCATTGCAGGCCGTGGCGGAATTGTTTCTCAGCGATCGCCACGTCAAGGATCCCGGCAACGGTTGCGCGTTGTGCTCGCTGGCCGGCGAAGCCCGCCATGCGAGTCCGGAAGTCCGGGACCGTTTGACCCAGTACGTCCACTCGCTGACGTCGCAGATCGCCAAAACCCTGGCGGGTCCCAGCGAGAGCATGGCGCTCGGCATCGTCGCGACGATTGTCGGCGCGGTCACGCTGGCGCGCGCGGTCGACGAAGACAAGCTCGCGAAAGCGATTCTGGCTTCGTCGCTGGCGTTGATCGTCGCGCAGAACAAGGACGCGCGGCAAGCGGGGGCCATGGCGTAA
- a CDS encoding aldehyde dehydrogenase family protein — translation MINALKFFIDGAWVEPSGNARRPVVDPCTETAFAEVAMGTPADVERAVAAAKRAFPSFSQTTPAERLALIRRILEVFLDRQDELGDTISRELGAPLAMARAWQAGIGRRHLEELIRTCENFAWQRSKGSTLVNHEPVGVVALITPWNWPINQIVCKVAPAIAAGCTMVLKPSEVTPLNALLFAEILDAAGVPPGVFNLVNGDGPSVGAALAAHPDVDMVSFTGSTRAGVEIAKLAAPTVKRVHQELGGKSANLLLDDVDFEAAVTAGVNACFNNSGQSCNAPTRMLVPAARHDEAVTIARRAAQAQRVGPASHERTTMGPVVSSVQFERVERLIAAGIDEGAQVVAGGLGRPPGLERGYYVQPTVFADVRPSMTIAREEIFGPVLAIMPYRDEEEAIAIANDSPFGLAAYVQSADLERARRVAFRLRAGSVYLNYPSWDAGSPFGGYKQSGNGREYAEWGLEAFLEVKGIVGYGL, via the coding sequence ATGATCAATGCACTGAAGTTCTTTATCGACGGCGCGTGGGTCGAGCCGTCGGGCAACGCACGCCGTCCCGTCGTCGATCCCTGCACCGAGACCGCTTTCGCCGAAGTCGCAATGGGCACGCCGGCCGATGTCGAGCGCGCGGTAGCCGCCGCGAAACGCGCGTTCCCCTCGTTCTCGCAAACCACGCCCGCCGAGCGCCTCGCACTGATCCGCCGCATTCTCGAGGTTTTTCTCGACCGTCAGGACGAACTGGGCGACACGATCTCACGCGAACTCGGCGCGCCGCTCGCGATGGCCCGCGCGTGGCAGGCGGGCATCGGCCGGCGTCATCTTGAAGAACTGATCCGGACTTGCGAGAACTTCGCCTGGCAGCGCAGCAAAGGCAGCACGCTCGTCAATCACGAACCGGTCGGCGTGGTCGCGCTGATCACGCCGTGGAACTGGCCGATCAATCAGATCGTCTGCAAGGTCGCGCCCGCTATCGCGGCCGGCTGCACGATGGTGCTCAAGCCCAGCGAAGTCACGCCGCTCAACGCACTGCTGTTCGCCGAGATTCTCGACGCCGCGGGCGTGCCGCCCGGCGTGTTCAATCTGGTCAACGGCGACGGGCCGAGCGTCGGCGCGGCGCTGGCCGCGCATCCCGACGTCGACATGGTGTCGTTCACGGGTTCGACCCGTGCCGGCGTTGAGATCGCGAAGCTCGCGGCCCCGACCGTCAAGCGCGTGCATCAGGAGCTGGGCGGCAAGTCGGCCAATCTTCTGCTGGACGACGTCGATTTCGAAGCCGCCGTGACGGCGGGCGTCAACGCGTGCTTCAACAACAGCGGGCAGTCGTGCAACGCGCCGACGCGCATGCTGGTGCCCGCGGCACGTCACGACGAAGCGGTGACGATTGCACGGCGCGCGGCGCAGGCGCAGCGCGTCGGCCCGGCGAGCCACGAACGCACGACGATGGGCCCGGTGGTCAGCAGCGTGCAGTTCGAGCGCGTGGAGCGGCTCATCGCGGCCGGCATCGACGAGGGCGCGCAAGTCGTGGCGGGCGGCCTCGGACGCCCGCCGGGTCTCGAACGCGGCTATTACGTGCAACCCACCGTCTTCGCGGACGTGCGTCCTTCGATGACGATCGCGCGTGAAGAGATCTTCGGGCCCGTGCTTGCGATCATGCCGTATCGCGACGAAGAAGAAGCCATCGCGATCGCGAACGACAGTCCGTTCGGCCTGGCCGCCTACGTTCAATCCGCCGATCTGGAACGTGCCCGCCGCGTGGCGTTCAGATTGCGCGCCGGCAGCGTGTATCTGAACTACCCGTCATGGGACGCCGGCTCGCCGTTCGGCGGCTACAAGCAGTCGGGCAACGGCCGCGAATACGCCGAGTGGGGGCTCGAGGCCTTTCTCGAAGTGAAGGGCATCGTGGGGTATGGGCTCTAA
- a CDS encoding GMC family oxidoreductase, whose translation MIDYLILGGGSAGCVLAARLSEDAGKTVCLVEAGRNISRTDMPAAVRSRYPGRAYLDPANLWQRLTARISGPAASRRYEQARLLGGGSAINALMANRGAPADYDEWHALGAHGWNWQTCLPYFRKLETDCDFGGELHGASGPLRIQRAPWARVSPFVRAVLATLDARGHPRRDDQNGAWEDGTFIGSIGVSEAGERIPTSVCYLDDGVRARPNLTIRTDTLVERVLFDGKRAVGARIRVAGGDGASETLHAARVIVSAGAIHSPALLMRSGIGPAAELAALGIEVLADRAGVGGNLMEHPSIAVSALLPRAARTPFPDEHHEQAVVRFSSSLRDTVPGDMHGAILSRSGWHSVGYRLGTIFFWVNKSYSRGRVTLTSANPHDEPAVDFNMLSDARDLERLKLALRFGAATLADPLMAKHRATLLPSSYSPRVASVAVPGVWNALQRGTLSALLDCAGPLRGWLVRRLVTGGVTLTGLLADDQALTRFVKRSVGGTWHPSGTCRMGAAHDPLAVCDAQGAVYGVSGLYVCDASLMPSIPCANTNVPTLMIAERISDQLRGRV comes from the coding sequence GTGATCGACTATCTGATTCTCGGCGGCGGCTCGGCCGGCTGCGTGCTCGCCGCGCGCCTGTCCGAAGACGCCGGCAAGACCGTGTGCCTCGTCGAGGCCGGTCGCAATATCTCGCGAACGGATATGCCCGCCGCAGTGCGCAGCCGCTATCCGGGCCGCGCCTATCTCGACCCGGCGAATCTCTGGCAGCGCCTGACGGCACGCATCAGTGGACCGGCGGCCAGCCGCCGCTATGAACAGGCACGCCTGCTCGGTGGCGGCTCGGCCATCAATGCGCTGATGGCGAATCGCGGCGCTCCCGCCGACTACGACGAATGGCACGCGCTCGGTGCGCACGGCTGGAACTGGCAGACCTGTCTGCCGTATTTCCGCAAGCTTGAAACCGATTGCGACTTCGGCGGCGAACTGCATGGCGCGAGTGGTCCGCTGCGGATTCAGCGCGCGCCCTGGGCGCGTGTCTCGCCGTTCGTGCGCGCGGTGCTCGCCACGCTCGACGCGCGCGGGCATCCGCGGCGTGACGACCAGAACGGTGCGTGGGAAGACGGCACGTTTATCGGCTCGATCGGTGTGAGCGAGGCCGGCGAGCGTATTCCGACCTCAGTCTGCTATCTCGACGACGGTGTGCGCGCGCGGCCGAATCTGACGATTCGCACGGACACGCTCGTCGAGCGTGTGCTGTTCGACGGCAAGCGCGCGGTGGGCGCGCGTATTCGTGTTGCCGGCGGTGACGGGGCGAGCGAGACGTTGCATGCCGCACGGGTCATCGTCAGCGCGGGCGCGATTCACAGTCCTGCGCTGCTGATGCGCAGCGGCATCGGACCGGCTGCCGAGCTTGCCGCGCTCGGCATCGAGGTACTCGCGGATCGCGCCGGTGTCGGCGGCAATCTGATGGAACATCCGTCTATCGCGGTGTCGGCGTTGCTGCCGCGCGCCGCGCGCACGCCGTTTCCCGACGAGCATCACGAGCAGGCCGTCGTGCGTTTTTCGTCGAGCCTACGCGACACGGTGCCCGGCGACATGCACGGCGCGATCCTGTCGCGTTCGGGCTGGCATTCGGTCGGCTACCGGCTCGGCACGATCTTCTTCTGGGTCAACAAATCGTATTCGCGCGGCCGCGTGACGCTCACGTCCGCGAATCCGCACGACGAACCCGCGGTGGATTTCAACATGCTGTCCGACGCGCGCGACCTCGAACGTTTGAAGCTCGCGCTGCGCTTCGGCGCGGCGACGCTGGCCGATCCGCTGATGGCGAAGCATCGCGCGACCCTGCTGCCGTCGAGCTACTCGCCGCGGGTGGCGAGCGTGGCGGTGCCGGGCGTGTGGAACGCGTTGCAGCGCGGCACGCTTAGCGCGTTGCTGGACTGTGCGGGCCCGCTGCGCGGGTGGCTCGTGCGGCGGCTGGTGACCGGGGGCGTCACGCTGACCGGACTGCTCGCCGACGATCAGGCGTTGACGCGTTTTGTAAAGCGCTCGGTGGGCGGCACCTGGCATCCGTCGGGAACCTGCCGCATGGGCGCCGCGCACGATCCACTCGCCGTCTGCGACGCGCAAGGCGCGGTGTACGGCGTCAGCGGGCTTTACGTATGCGATGCGTCGCTGATGCCGTCGATCCCTTGCGCGAACACGAACGTGCCGACCCTCATGATCGCGGAGCGTATCTCGGATCAGTTGCGCGGGCGGGTGTGA
- a CDS encoding ABC transporter ATP-binding protein: protein MDARAKTGVSIRSAAKRYGPVVALDDVSLEIAPGEFVSLLGPSGSGKTTLLGILGGFVQPSSGTVWVGERDITFAPPHKRDIGIVFQNYALFPHMSVGENVAFPLRARRQPKATWAKKVADALAMVELAGYENRGIAQLSGGQRQRVALARAMVFEPQLILMDEPLSALDKQLRETMQIELRRLHRKLGATIVYVTHDQREALTMSDRVAVLKNGRLVQIDTPERLYDRPCDAFVASFIGEATLLDVTRAGTDAVRLGETLLRTAHPLPRGDKLLLAVQTEKLVIDGDGAHDGVNRLSCRVTEVLYQGESLRVFAALADGTAISLRQPGGHDARRRIPQPGAQMSVTLDPQDTIVVPA from the coding sequence ATGGACGCACGAGCGAAAACAGGTGTTTCGATCCGATCGGCAGCGAAGCGCTATGGCCCGGTCGTGGCCCTCGACGACGTATCGCTCGAGATCGCGCCGGGAGAATTCGTCTCGCTGCTCGGGCCCTCGGGATCGGGCAAGACAACGCTGCTCGGCATTCTCGGCGGCTTCGTGCAGCCCAGCTCCGGCACGGTCTGGGTCGGCGAGCGCGACATTACATTCGCGCCGCCGCACAAGCGGGACATCGGCATCGTGTTTCAGAACTACGCGCTGTTTCCGCATATGAGCGTCGGCGAGAACGTCGCGTTTCCCTTGCGCGCGCGCCGTCAACCCAAAGCGACGTGGGCGAAGAAAGTCGCCGACGCGCTCGCGATGGTCGAACTGGCCGGCTACGAGAATCGCGGCATCGCCCAGTTGTCGGGCGGCCAGCGTCAGCGCGTGGCGCTCGCCCGCGCGATGGTCTTCGAGCCGCAACTGATCCTGATGGACGAACCGCTCTCCGCGCTCGACAAGCAGTTGCGCGAAACCATGCAGATCGAACTGCGCAGACTGCATCGCAAGCTCGGCGCGACGATCGTCTACGTCACGCACGACCAGCGCGAGGCGCTCACCATGAGCGACCGCGTCGCCGTGCTGAAGAACGGCCGGCTGGTGCAGATCGACACGCCCGAGCGACTCTATGACCGCCCGTGCGATGCGTTCGTCGCGAGCTTTATCGGCGAGGCGACGCTGCTCGACGTGACACGCGCCGGCACGGACGCCGTGCGTCTCGGCGAGACCCTGCTGCGCACTGCTCACCCGCTGCCGCGCGGCGACAAGCTGCTGCTCGCGGTGCAGACCGAAAAACTCGTCATCGACGGGGACGGCGCACACGACGGCGTCAACCGGCTGTCGTGCCGCGTCACCGAGGTGCTGTATCAGGGCGAGAGCCTGCGCGTGTTCGCCGCGCTCGCCGACGGCACCGCCATCAGTCTGCGACAACCCGGCGGCCATGACGCGCGCCGCCGGATTCCGCAGCCGGGCGCGCAGATGAGCGTCACGCTCGATCCCCAGGACACGATCGTGGTGCCCGCGTGA
- a CDS encoding ABC transporter permease, with the protein MMTTARPIFQGTTPMQTTGSDPAARYQRREDRTMLLLMAPALLVIVVLLVVPLAWLSWQSIYHDGFTFENYRRMFSGAYLETFLLTFKLSFVVTVVTLLLGYPVAYFAASLPPKLSALVLGMVILPFWTSVLVRTYAWLVLLQRTGLVNKALIASGLIERPVQLAYNQFGTVIAMVHILLPFMVLPLYSAMQKIPTNLSQAGASLGGSPLHVFLRVFLPLSLSGVFAGVTLVFVLCLGFYITPELMGGGKSIMVSMVVSRNVEIYNSWGAASAVSVVLLVCVFAIFYAASRVVPLEKTLGAK; encoded by the coding sequence ATGATGACAACCGCCAGGCCAATCTTCCAGGGCACCACGCCGATGCAGACCACCGGGTCCGATCCCGCCGCGCGCTACCAGCGCCGCGAGGATCGCACGATGCTTCTCCTGATGGCGCCGGCGCTCCTCGTGATCGTCGTGCTGCTGGTCGTGCCGCTCGCGTGGCTGTCGTGGCAGTCGATCTATCACGACGGCTTCACGTTCGAGAACTATCGGCGTATGTTCAGCGGCGCCTACCTCGAGACGTTTCTGCTGACCTTCAAACTGAGCTTCGTGGTGACCGTCGTCACGCTGCTGCTCGGCTATCCGGTCGCCTACTTCGCGGCCTCGCTGCCGCCAAAGCTGAGCGCGCTGGTGCTCGGCATGGTCATCCTGCCGTTCTGGACGAGCGTGCTGGTGCGCACCTATGCGTGGCTCGTGCTGCTGCAGCGCACCGGTCTCGTCAACAAGGCGTTGATCGCTTCGGGGCTGATCGAGCGGCCGGTGCAGCTCGCGTATAACCAGTTCGGCACGGTCATCGCGATGGTGCACATCCTGCTGCCCTTCATGGTGCTGCCGCTCTATTCGGCGATGCAGAAAATCCCGACGAATCTGTCGCAGGCCGGCGCGAGTCTCGGCGGCTCGCCGCTGCATGTATTCCTGCGCGTGTTTCTGCCGCTGTCGCTGAGCGGCGTGTTTGCCGGCGTGACGCTCGTGTTCGTGCTGTGCCTCGGTTTCTACATCACGCCCGAACTGATGGGCGGCGGCAAGTCGATCATGGTGTCGATGGTCGTGAGCCGCAATGTCGAGATCTACAACAGTTGGGGCGCGGCGAGCGCGGTCAGCGTCGTGCTGCTGGTCTGCGTGTTCGCGATTTTCTACGCCGCAAGCCGTGTGGTGCCACTCGAAAAGACCCTGGGCGCGAAATGA
- a CDS encoding LysR family transcriptional regulator, which produces MPNLRKKLPSANALFVFEAAARCGNFTRAAQELYVSQPAVSRMLARMEDHLGVRLFERVRGGIELTENGRILYRKISEGFNGIEGAIREIEARATGVESVTLSVSTAFTTHWLMPRMNRLNQAFPNVDLRYQLISGRIGGPLVDVDLGMRFLREDEIGENSVLVMPETLLPVCNRHYHDTAATEAGREHGDTVIVMDDGERGWHDRFSAFAVHGRHAASMLSFNDYAIVVQAALLGQGVALGWLNVVSHWLLEGALQPAEQELIVTNRRCCLVWPENRALPPAAAQVRDWIVEETRADVRKVDRTYPQLGLRRSLAGAGLAI; this is translated from the coding sequence ATGCCTAATCTCCGTAAAAAACTGCCGAGCGCCAATGCGCTGTTCGTGTTCGAAGCTGCAGCGCGTTGCGGCAACTTCACGCGCGCGGCGCAGGAACTTTACGTCAGTCAGCCGGCGGTGAGCCGCATGCTCGCGCGTATGGAAGACCATCTCGGCGTGCGTCTTTTCGAGCGGGTGCGCGGCGGTATCGAGTTGACCGAGAACGGCAGGATTCTTTACCGGAAGATCTCCGAGGGCTTCAACGGTATAGAAGGCGCGATCCGCGAGATCGAGGCGCGCGCAACCGGTGTCGAGTCGGTCACGCTGTCGGTGTCCACGGCCTTCACGACGCACTGGCTGATGCCGCGCATGAACCGGCTGAATCAGGCGTTTCCGAACGTCGACTTGCGGTATCAGCTGATCTCGGGGCGCATTGGCGGACCGCTCGTCGACGTCGATCTGGGCATGCGTTTTCTGCGCGAAGACGAGATCGGTGAGAACAGCGTGCTGGTCATGCCGGAGACGCTGTTGCCGGTGTGCAATCGCCACTACCACGACACGGCGGCGACCGAAGCGGGCCGCGAGCACGGCGACACCGTGATCGTGATGGACGACGGCGAACGCGGCTGGCATGACCGCTTCTCGGCCTTCGCGGTACATGGGCGGCATGCCGCGAGCATGTTGAGTTTCAACGACTACGCGATCGTCGTGCAGGCGGCCCTGCTTGGTCAGGGCGTCGCGCTCGGCTGGCTCAATGTGGTGTCGCATTGGCTGCTGGAGGGCGCGCTGCAGCCGGCCGAACAGGAATTGATCGTCACGAACCGGCGCTGCTGTCTGGTGTGGCCGGAGAACCGCGCGTTGCCGCCTGCGGCGGCGCAGGTGCGCGACTGGATCGTCGAGGAGACCCGCGCCGACGTGCGCAAGGTCGATCGCACGTATCCGCAATTGGGGCTGCGGCGTTCGCTCGCGGGCGCGGGACTCGCAATCTAG
- a CDS encoding HAD-IA family hydrolase — protein MKLTDFKVLTFDVVGTLIDFERGVLASVRRLGGAAAQDLSDDQIFEPYMRGRAAFPGRSSHEMANVYLSLAKELGLPDDPQSAAAFQRDVLEWPAFADSVAALKRLRKHYRLVAMTNADRVALSAYAHTLGDPFDDTVCCDETGVAKPDPQFFAYNRGRQAAFGYKFGEILHTAQSQYHDIGVATKLGYATCWIERRQGNKGFGATPVPQAVTTPTFTFPTLAALADAVEAEARTALAVPA, from the coding sequence ATGAAGCTCACCGATTTCAAGGTTCTGACGTTCGACGTCGTCGGCACACTCATCGACTTCGAGCGCGGCGTGCTCGCCTCCGTGCGGCGCCTCGGCGGCGCGGCGGCGCAGGACCTGAGCGACGACCAGATCTTCGAGCCGTACATGCGTGGCCGCGCGGCATTCCCCGGCCGCTCGAGCCACGAAATGGCGAACGTCTACCTGTCGCTGGCGAAAGAACTCGGCCTGCCCGACGACCCGCAATCGGCCGCCGCGTTCCAGCGCGACGTGCTTGAATGGCCCGCGTTCGCGGATTCGGTCGCCGCGCTCAAGCGTCTGCGCAAGCACTACCGGCTGGTCGCGATGACGAATGCGGATCGCGTCGCGCTGTCGGCGTATGCGCACACGCTCGGCGATCCGTTCGACGACACCGTCTGCTGCGACGAAACCGGCGTGGCCAAACCCGATCCGCAATTCTTCGCGTACAACCGCGGCCGTCAGGCGGCCTTCGGCTACAAGTTCGGCGAGATTCTGCACACCGCGCAAAGCCAGTATCACGACATCGGCGTAGCCACGAAGCTCGGCTATGCCACCTGCTGGATCGAACGCCGCCAGGGCAACAAGGGCTTCGGCGCGACGCCAGTGCCGCAAGCCGTGACCACGCCGACCTTCACGTTCCCGACGCTCGCCGCGCTCGCGGACGCGGTCGAAGCCGAAGCACGCACCGCCCTCGCCGTCCCCGCCTGA
- a CDS encoding ABC transporter permease: MNKLPFGRIVLGAAVVLILLFLMVPVLIVVPLSFSDTRFMTFPPPAYSLRWYHSFFDNPAWIDAARTTLTASVCAALFATPLGVAAAYAIQNGTHWIMRYLRTLLMLPLMVPIIIVAVGVFFVYSQAGYVNTLGGLILADTMLGLPYVLISVGADLRTFDRTQEMVARSLGMNRLRSFMTVTLPQIKASVISGAVFVFIQALDETVVALFVSGGENQTLTRRMFVTLRDEIDPTIAAISTMLTALTLCLVMIVVVSRRSSAARA; the protein is encoded by the coding sequence ATGAACAAACTCCCATTCGGACGGATCGTCCTCGGCGCGGCGGTCGTGCTGATCCTGCTATTCCTGATGGTGCCGGTGCTGATCGTCGTGCCGCTGTCGTTCTCCGACACCCGTTTCATGACGTTTCCGCCGCCCGCCTATTCGCTGCGCTGGTATCACTCGTTCTTCGACAACCCGGCGTGGATCGATGCCGCGCGCACCACGCTGACCGCCTCGGTGTGCGCCGCGCTGTTCGCCACGCCGCTCGGCGTGGCGGCTGCGTACGCAATCCAGAACGGCACGCACTGGATCATGCGCTACCTGCGCACGCTGCTGATGCTGCCGTTGATGGTGCCGATCATCATCGTCGCGGTGGGGGTGTTCTTCGTCTACTCGCAAGCAGGCTACGTGAATACGCTAGGCGGTCTGATTCTCGCCGACACGATGCTCGGGCTGCCGTACGTGCTGATCTCAGTCGGCGCCGATCTGCGCACCTTCGACCGGACTCAGGAGATGGTCGCCCGCAGCCTCGGCATGAACCGCCTGCGCAGCTTCATGACGGTGACGCTGCCGCAGATCAAGGCCAGCGTGATTTCCGGCGCGGTGTTCGTGTTCATTCAGGCACTCGATGAAACAGTGGTCGCGCTGTTCGTCTCCGGCGGCGAGAACCAGACGCTGACGCGCCGCATGTTCGTCACGCTACGCGACGAGATCGACCCGACCATCGCCGCGATCAGCACGATGCTCACCGCGCTGACGCTGTGCCTCGTGATGATCGTCGTCGTGAGCCGCCGCTCCAGCGCGGCGCGCGCCTGA
- a CDS encoding NAD(P)/FAD-dependent oxidoreductase, with the protein MLAPTTRPTPPPDSLWRALLAASPDAGAPLSTGAPLARDLDVDVAVIGAGYSGLAAAYALQKRGVDCVVLDANPVGWGASGRNGGVVSSKFRLSFPTIHQLHGLDTAKRMHRLAHEGVRVVEALVDEFQLTRARFDTTGSLRCAHTEAAFAAIRAEADWVRTTLGDTSMSVQSRAEIEHETGSKGFVGGVLSADAGTILPLEYVRGLARGITLRGVPIYESTPVQQMQRAPGDSRVTLRTPGGTVRAKQVIVATNAYSDLTAATSAYQRELVPFRSAMIATERLPADLDARLMVERRSYTETRRMMKWFRKVDGRMLFGGRDAFGKEGQTTGFDALQRAMVALFPDLADVRVDYRWSGYVGMTFNSLPHVGRSDDATTFCLGYNGAGVAMASLLGQHAAALALGETPELSLLGAPGLRPVPFHSLRAPGVRLVAAWYQFLDAVGA; encoded by the coding sequence ATGCTCGCGCCGACGACCCGCCCCACGCCCCCGCCCGATTCGCTGTGGCGGGCGCTCCTTGCCGCGTCGCCGGACGCCGGAGCGCCGCTCAGCACCGGCGCACCGCTCGCACGCGATCTCGATGTCGACGTCGCCGTGATCGGTGCGGGCTACTCGGGTCTGGCCGCCGCGTATGCGCTGCAAAAGCGCGGCGTCGACTGCGTGGTGCTCGATGCGAACCCGGTCGGCTGGGGCGCGAGTGGACGCAACGGCGGTGTGGTGTCGTCGAAATTCCGGCTGTCGTTTCCCACGATCCACCAGTTGCATGGCCTCGATACCGCGAAGCGCATGCATCGGCTCGCGCACGAAGGCGTGCGCGTGGTCGAAGCGCTGGTGGACGAATTCCAGTTAACGCGCGCCCGCTTCGACACCACCGGTAGTCTGCGTTGTGCTCATACCGAAGCGGCATTCGCCGCCATTCGTGCCGAAGCCGACTGGGTCCGCACGACCCTCGGCGATACGTCGATGAGCGTGCAATCGCGCGCGGAGATCGAGCACGAGACGGGCTCGAAGGGCTTCGTCGGCGGCGTGCTGAGCGCGGACGCCGGTACCATTCTGCCGCTCGAATACGTGCGCGGACTCGCACGCGGCATCACGCTGCGCGGCGTGCCGATCTACGAATCGACACCCGTGCAGCAAATGCAGCGCGCCCCGGGCGACTCGCGCGTGACGCTACGCACGCCGGGCGGCACGGTGCGCGCGAAGCAGGTAATCGTCGCGACCAATGCGTATTCCGATCTCACGGCGGCCACCTCGGCGTATCAGCGCGAACTCGTACCGTTTCGCAGCGCGATGATCGCGACCGAACGTCTGCCCGCCGATCTCGACGCACGTTTGATGGTCGAGCGGCGCAGCTACACCGAAACGCGCCGCATGATGAAGTGGTTCCGCAAAGTGGACGGCCGCATGCTGTTCGGTGGACGCGACGCCTTCGGCAAGGAAGGTCAGACGACCGGCTTCGACGCGTTGCAGCGTGCCATGGTCGCGCTCTTCCCCGATCTCGCGGACGTGCGGGTGGACTACCGCTGGTCGGGCTACGTGGGCATGACGTTCAATTCGCTGCCGCACGTGGGCCGCAGCGACGACGCCACGACCTTTTGTCTGGGGTATAACGGAGCGGGTGTCGCGATGGCGAGCCTGCTCGGCCAGCATGCCGCCGCGCTGGCGCTCGGCGAGACGCCCGAGCTGTCGCTGCTCGGCGCGCCCGGCCTGCGGCCCGTGCCCTTCCATTCGCTGCGTGCGCCGGGTGTCAGGCTCGTCGCCGCGTGGTATCAGTTTCTCGACGCCGTAGGTGCATGA
- a CDS encoding peptidyl-alpha-hydroxyglycine alpha-amidating lyase family protein, translating to MNEQYGSLCPCCGSAEHRAISRRTFLNLIAGTAAGLAMPSAFADTQSAPAIPYDSIANPVHLPKDTYFGECSGIALNSHGHIFVLSRGNTHGPAYGAAAAQLLEFAPDGRFVREIGRNLYAWSFAHTVKIDRQDNIWVTDKGSDMVIKFTPDGRVAMVFGRKQEAADEDTAPLKHPNPPLPAEDGRFRQVTDVAWDVAGNTYISDGYINSRVAKVDRDGNWLKSWGERGTGPGQFHTPHSIALDAHDNIYVADRSNRRIQVFDTEGTFLRQFTIDVPVPPGARPAIGNMPDEATFAAGTFAPGAPWAICISPGPNQVLYSADGYPGRIYKMTLDGKVLGVLGQSGKQLKQFGWIHQMACPSENVLFVAELLNWRVQKLVLHA from the coding sequence ATGAACGAACAATATGGGTCGTTGTGCCCTTGCTGCGGCAGCGCGGAACATCGCGCAATCAGTCGCCGTACGTTCCTGAACCTGATCGCCGGCACCGCTGCCGGTCTCGCCATGCCATCCGCCTTCGCGGACACCCAATCCGCACCCGCGATTCCTTACGACTCGATTGCCAATCCCGTTCATTTGCCTAAAGACACGTATTTCGGCGAATGCTCCGGCATCGCGCTCAACTCGCATGGACATATCTTCGTGCTGTCGCGCGGCAACACCCACGGACCAGCCTATGGCGCGGCAGCGGCGCAATTGCTGGAGTTCGCGCCCGACGGCCGTTTCGTTCGCGAGATAGGACGCAATCTGTACGCGTGGTCGTTCGCGCATACGGTCAAGATCGACCGGCAAGACAATATCTGGGTGACGGACAAAGGCTCCGACATGGTGATCAAATTCACTCCGGACGGCCGCGTCGCGATGGTATTCGGCCGCAAGCAGGAAGCCGCCGACGAAGACACCGCGCCGCTCAAACACCCTAACCCGCCCCTGCCCGCCGAAGACGGACGCTTCCGCCAGGTGACGGACGTTGCGTGGGACGTGGCGGGCAATACGTACATCAGCGACGGCTATATCAACTCGCGCGTCGCCAAAGTGGATCGCGACGGCAACTGGCTCAAATCATGGGGCGAGCGCGGCACCGGTCCGGGACAGTTTCATACGCCGCACAGCATCGCGCTCGACGCGCACGACAACATCTACGTGGCCGACCGCAGCAACCGGCGCATTCAGGTGTTCGATACCGAAGGCACGTTCCTGCGGCAATTCACGATCGACGTGCCGGTGCCGCCGGGCGCGCGTCCGGCGATCGGCAACATGCCGGACGAAGCCACCTTCGCGGCCGGCACGTTTGCGCCGGGCGCACCGTGGGCGATCTGCATTTCACCGGGACCGAATCAGGTGCTGTATAGCGCCGACGGTTATCCGGGCCGTATCTACAAGATGACGCTCGACGGGAAAGTGCTCGGCGTGCTCGGTCAATCCGGCAAACAGTTGAAGCAGTTCGGCTGGATTCATCAGATGGCGTGCCCGTCGGAGAACGTGTTGTTCGTGGCCGAACTATTGAACTGGCGGGTGCAGAAGCTGGTGTTGCATGCGTGA